GGAGGTCGCCCGGCTCTTCATCGGCACGGAGGTGCGCGAGCTCGAGCGCTCCGAGCGGCAGGAGACGGTGGGGGGAAAGACGGACCACTGGTACCGCGTCGCCACGCCCGAGGGTCAGGAGGGCTGGGTCTTCGGCGCCTTCGTCCCGCCCTTCGAGCCGGAGCAGAGGGTCAAGACCTATGTGGAGATCGCCAACCAGCGCATGGCGGACGAGAAGGCGCCCTTCGTGGACCGTGCGGACCTAGCCAACTTCCTGAAGCGCGTGGTGGAGAAGGAGTCCGACAAGGCGAGCGCGGCGCGATTGGAGCTGGTGCGGTGGCGCGCGGTGCGCTGGGCGCTGGAGGCCATCAGCTCGGAGGTGCCCAAGGCGACGTACGAGCCCTGGGCGAAGCGCCAGGGCGAGGCGCTGGTGTACAGCGAGCTGTCGGGGGAGTGGCTCGTGAAGACGAGTGTCCTGTGGAAGCTCGAGGAGAAGTACCGGGGCCTGCCCGAGGCCGAGGCCTTCGCCTGGGATGCGGCGACGGCGCCCACCCAGGGCGAGTGCGAGGGGTATGTGCCGTGCAGCCTGAACATGATCAACACAGCGGAGGGCGAGTACCTGCGGCGCTACCCCAGCGGGCCGCATGCGGAGGAGGCCCTGAAGAATATCTCGGAGGCGCTGACCATCGACGAATCCATCACCGAGCTCGACAAGGACGGACGCGCCGAGTTGCACAAGGAGCTGAAGGCGCTGGAGGGGGCGGTCGCCAAGGTGAAGCCCGAGCAGAAGAAGAAGATCCTGGAGCAGATGAAGGCCATGCGGAAGGCCACGGGCGGCTGACGGCGTCATCCGCTGATCTGACGACGTACCCAGGGGCTACCCACATCGTGGCGCTCCGCTTCCCAGCCTTGTTGCAGCACCAAGACTTCGACAAGGCTGGGATCCCGCTCGACCAGGTGGTTCAAGCCAACCACTCGCGGCCCATCACCGGGTTCATGCTCTTCCCCGCAGAGGAACTGCCAGTCGCCGTCCTCATGCGCGACCAACCGGATGGGCCGGCTACCGTCGAACACATGGCAGCACACGAATGCGGCACGTTCGCGATTCAAGATCAGCTCCAGGTCGTTGCTCTTGAACTAACGTTCTTTTGGAGGAACCCAGTCAACATCCACCTCCCTGGCTCCTTTCTCGCGGTTACACGCTCGGCAGGAAGGAGCCAGATTCTCGGCTGAAGAGGAGCCACCTTTGATGTACGGCTTTCGATGATCCGCCTCATAGGATTTCGACTGCCCCGACTCTCTTACCAGTTCTTCGTCGCAGTACTCACAGCGCGCTCGGCCCGTTGTATCCTGGCTCTTATCGTAAGCCGCGTCGCGGTCTGCCTTGCTGAATCGACGTGGTCCCCGCGCATCCGACGTCATGGCCACTGCACCCGGAGCCAGGGTGAGGGTCAGGTTTTCGGCGGATACGGCAACCGTCTGCACCTCCCCCAGTGCCACGAGACGGATACCCACTTGCGTCTCCGCCTGCGCCGCCGCTTGTATCGAGCCAGGAAGCTTCGGCACCTTCGCCGCCAGACCTGGCGCAGTGTTACCAATGGCTGCCATGGTCAGCATGGCGAACGCTCGCGCCGCGTTCTGGCCCATGACCTTGCCGTAGCGCTCACCCGCCTTGCGTAATTCGTCGAACGTCGTGGCCCGGTCCGCATCCTCCATCAGCCGCTTGAACCCCACGATGAGGCCCCAGAAGGTATCGACCCCCACATAGGAAATGAGCGTGGCGGTCATCACAGCAGCGAGGCCCTTGGAGACGGTCACGTCGGGAATCGAGAGGAGGACCATGTACGTGGTCCAGGTCCAGGGAACCGCCGCCACCATGGCATGAGGGTCGGCCATGTCCTTGAACGCCTCCAACATCTCGTCCAGCACGACACCTTTGGCGAGGGCCATGGCCAGAGCGAATCGGCCGTCCCCATTGACGATGGAGCTTTCCATCAACAGGCGCAGACAGTCCCCGGGCCTGCCGGTGCGCTCGCACCAGCGCAGGTAGGCGCGCGTCAACTCCACTTCCGCTGCCGTCGACCCCCCCGCCAGGTGTTCGCCAGGCCCGAGTGGAGTGAGGTGGGAACCGCGTATCTCGTACGTGTATGAACCGCTGCGCGCATCCACCTCGAACAGTTGCCGGGCGGCCTCTTGAGGCCGAGAGGGAAGTCGCGCGTCCTGGGCAAGCTTCGCCATGGATTCCTCGAACTCGACATCGTCCACTTCCACCGGCTCGGCGGTCGAACGCGGGGTGAAGACAAGGGTGTCGGTCCGGCCCGTCTCCAGGCGCACCACCCGAGAGCCAGTACCACACCCAAGAAGGAGCACCAGCAGCAACACGACCGTGCAGTACGGCTTCATGGGAACTCCTCCTGGTTCTGGGCACTCCTACCGTGGCCATCCTGGCGTTCTGACCTCTTGTATAAGGAACCTCGGGAACATCAAACCCACCCAGACGGGGCTACTCACATGAGAACGATTGGACTCATTGGCGCGGGACACATCGGAAGCGCCCTGGCGAAGCTCGCGATCGACGCGGGCTACGACGTGGTGCTGAGCAACTCACGCGGTCCGGAGACACTCTCCGGCCTCGTCGCCCAGCTCGGCCCGAAGGCCAGGGCCGGCACGACGCAGGAGGCCGCCAGGGCGGGCGACATCGTCGTGGTCACGATTCCGCTGAAGAACTACAAGTCGGTTCCGGTCGAGCCCCTCAAGGGTAAGATCGTGATCGACACCAACAACTACTACCCTCAGCGCGACGGGCAGATCCCCGAGCTCGACTCCGAGAAGACCACCACCAGCGAGCTGCTGCAGGCTCACCTGCCAGAGTCCAAGGTGGTCAAGGCCTTCAATCACATCTGGTTCGAGCACCTCAAGACGCAGGGGCAGCCCGCGGGCTCCAAGAATCGCCGGGCGCTGGCGATCTCCGGCAACGACGCCGAGGCCAAGAAGGTCGTCGCCGGGTTGATCGACACGTTCGGTTTCGACGTGGTGGATGCCGGCCCGCTGTCGGAGGGCTGGCGCTTCCAGCGCGACCTGCCGGCCTACAACCGCCCCTTCAACGCGCAGGAGATGAAGGTGGCCCTCGGCGAGGCCAAACGCTACGCCGAGCTCGGGCGTTAGCTGGTGGACGATTGGACGGGGGAGAAGCGGAGGAACGTCGGACATACCTCCTTGGTGGTACGGAGGAAGCCTCCCTGGGGCTCTTGTGGGGACGTACCTTCTTGACGTTAGGCTCGGGGTGTCTCCGAGCCCCGGTCATGGAGGACACGCGCCATGGACATGTCGGATCTGAGCTCCCATGAGCGGAAGCTCGCGTTCATGCTCCAGGACATCTTCCTCAGCTCGCTGGACCTGGCGGAGGTGTTCTCCGCCGCCAGGGAGCCCTTTGCCCGGCTGCTTCCGTCGGATTACGCCGCCCTGGGCGTGTCCAGACCCGGGCAGCCCACCGCCTATGACTGGCTGGTGGCGGAGATGCCGGCGCCGTACTTCGACGACTACCCCGAGCTGGCCTCCGACGACTTCGTGCGCAGTTCCGTGGTGCGTCAACCCGGCAGGGTGCTGCGGGATACGGAAATGGTCGCGCGTGAGGTGCTGGAGCGCAGCGCTCTCTACCGGCATGGCCGAGAGCTGGGCATGCCGATGGAGCACGTCATGGCGGTGATGTTGAACGTGAGCCAGGACAGTCACGCGGGGTTCATGCTGTACCGGGCACGGCGTCGGCCCTTTTCCGATCGCACCCGGGACATCCTCGAGTGGCTGACGCCCCGGCTGGTGGCCACGGTCCGCAATTGTCAGAGGTTCTCCGAGGAGGTGAAGCACAGGCAGCTCCTGGATGCGCTCGGCCGCTACCAGCGGGAGTCGCTCCTCGTACTGGCGCCTCCCGCCATCGAAGTGAAACGCACGGGGCGTACCACCGAGCTGTTGGAGAAGTGGTTCACCGCCTCCGAGCGCGGTCCCTCGGGTATTCCCAAGGTGCTGCTGGAGCGGTTGTCCATGCTGGTCCGCGTGGAAGGAAGCATGGGCCTCGCGCCAGACACCTGGGAGTGGGAGCGCCCGGAAAGCACGCTGAAGGTGACGTGCAACCGGCTGCCCGTGGAAGGCCGTCTGCTGTGGGTTCTGACACTGGAGGAGGTTCCGATGAATCTGCTTTCGACATGGCGCAAGAAGCTCACACCGCGCGAGTTGGAGATCGCGGACAGCGTGCTCGAGGGATGCCAGAATGAAGACATCGCCGAGGAGCGCCGCTGCGCGGTGGGCACGGTGAAGAAACACCTGTCTCGCATCTACAAGAAGCTGGGCGTGGACGGCCGGGCGGACTTCATCTCGAGAGCGCTCCGCCCATGACCCCCCTCCCCATGCAGGGCATCCGCATGGGGAGGCGGAGTGGATGAACCAGCGGTCTTCCTCCTAGGAAGTATGGGCCGGGTGCTTCGCCGTCTCCCTGGCGAAGAGGCCGGTGTAGAGGGCGCGCGTGGTGCGGGCCGACAGCAGCAGCGCGGACTGTTCCGCCGGGTCCGTCAGCGAGCGCAGCACCGAGACCAGCTCGGCCACGTGCGCTCCATCCGCGTTTCCGTGCCCGCGCAGGAAGGTGACGGCCTTGTGGATGTTCGGAATGGTGTTGGCCGCGAGCAGGCGCTCCACGGTCGCGCTGGCGCGGTGCACGGACAGGTACTCCAGCACGTAGGCCGTGCCGAGGAACGCGGCGGGCATCCCAGACATCGTCGTATAGCGATTCCACGCGATGTAGGCGGTGACGGCGGGGGAGCGTCCCGCGCCCTCCACGCGCTCGGCCGGCCACCCCAGGTTCCGCAGATCCGCCAGCAACCACCGCTCGTGCCCCCGCTCCTCCGCTGCCTTCTGGATGAGCAGCTCCCCCAACTCGGGGTGCAGACCCAGATGCTTCATCCTCTGGCCCGCCTCCGCCAACAATGGCGTGCTCCACCGCACGTAGTGGTACGTCTGCACCAGGTAGCGGGCGTAGCCGCCCGCGTCGAGGGTCCCATCGAAGAGCCGCCGGGCGGCGGGATGCGCATCCAGTTCCTCCAACAAGGTGCGCGCCTCGTGCTCCAGGGCCTCCGTCCAATCCGTCCGAGTCTGCGTTCCGGTCTGCGTGTGCATGTACGTCTCCTGTCCGGGGCCGTCGCCGGTCCCGAGGGTGAGGGGAAAAGAAACCGTGTGGAGGGAATCAGGCTCGGGCGCGGAGCGAGCTGCCGCGGCGCAGGGCCTCGAAGCGGTTCAACGTGCTGGCGGGAATCTCATCGAGCGCAGCGACGAGCGGCAGGGAGAAGCGGTGGAAGCCCGCGTCGTAGAGCGGCTCGGCGATGAAGCGCGCACCCATCTTGTGAGCGAAGAACGACAACACCCGGGGCATCCGCAGACCCTCGAGCTGTCCCTGCCTGGCGCGTGCCCGCTGCGCGGGAGTGAAGTGGGGCGCGCTCGAAATGTCGGGAGGTCTCGGGGGCTCGAGGGCCCGGGCACGCCAGCGCTGGCTCAGCAGTCCCTGGTGCGCCGCCACCTGGAAGATGAGCTGGGCGTCCTCGGCGGAGTCCGTCTCCATATTGGCCGAGGCAATCCAATGCGTCACACCCCGGCGCCGGCTCTCCTCATGGAGCCCGACCTGTAGCCACACGAGCGCCTCGGAGTGGCGCCACGCCTCGAGGACGCAGAAGCGCGTGCTCTCCGCGAACACGAGACCCGGTCCCCCCACGTCCGACAGGTCCAGCTTCCGCTCCAGGTCGATTCCCCACCGTCTCCCCGTGGCGAGCGCCACCTCGGGGTTGGGCAGCAACAACCGGCAGGTGGCCACCGGCTCGTCATCCGCGTAGACGACGAGGTGCACGGTGGTCTCCAGCGTGTCGAAACAGTTCACCTCCCGCGGCGCGGGTGGAACGGATTCCCCGAACAATCCCAGCTCCGCACCGAAGACGGCCCAGCGGACGCGCAGCGCATCATCGAGCTGCCGCTGGGTGGTGGCGACCCGGCAACACAGTGTCGTCATGGCTCCCCTCGCTTGAAAACGAGACACGAGGTCACGGGCTCTCACCGTGTCCTCGTCATGAACTTCGGAGCCGAAAGGCAGAAGTGCGCCGTGACATGTCTTTTTTCTCGCCGCGCCGTCCAGCCACCAGGAGGGCTTCCGGCGCAATACCCCCAAAGTGGTACAGACGCCGCGACCCGGCGTCATCCAACCTCTCCCGCCATGCGGAATGGGTTCCCGTCGAACTTCCCCGGCGCGGAACCGAATGAAGGGGGTGAGACGCGATGAACGCGTGGGCGAAACAGTCCCGGCGAGGAGAGGGGATGCGCAATCCACCACCAGAGGATGAACGGGCTCTGCACGAGCGTGTGCTCCAGCACGATCCAGTAGCCCCCACGGACGTCTTCAAGACGTACATGGAGCTGATCGAGAAGGTCCTGAGGAAGATGGGCGTTGACGAGGACGCGGCCCATGACTCCGCTGTCGAGGTCATCTGGTCCTACCTCGACACGCCTGGTCGGTATGACCCCGGCAAGAAGGTGAGCCTGTTCACCTACCTCAAGCGGGCAGCCATTCACCGGGTGGTGGACAAACGTCGCTCAGCGGACGCGCGAGCCCGCCGCACGCACGAATTCGTCCGTTCTGTCGAACAAGGCGCGAGGACTCCGAATGAGGTGATGGAGGCGTCCGTGAGGTCGAGAGAAGCCGTGGATCAGCTGGAGAAGGGGAACTACCTGACCGAGCGGGATCGCGCCGCCCTCCGGCTCATCCTCGCCGGAGAGGTATCGACCGAGGAGATCGCCAAGGCCCTGGGGCTCCCCCCCAAGCCCCTGGCCGAGCTGCGGCGAGAGGTGAAGCGGCACAAGGACCGCCTCATGAAGTTGCTGGAGCGTTTTGGAAAGGAGGATTCCGATGACGAATCCTAAGTGGCTCAAGGTCGCGGCCCAGCGCAGCGGGCAGCGCACCTGGACGCTCGGCTACGTCTTCGAGCAATACCGGAAGTACGAGGACAAGTCCGTCGAGGAGCTCGCGGCGGAGCTGGACTGCTCGCTGGAAGTGCTCGACTGGTTGTCGCTGTGCCGGCGCCCCGACAAGGAGCGGTTCACCGAGCACCTCGATGTGATCGCCAAACGTTTCGCAGTGAATCCTTACCGGCTCGCGGCCGTGATTCGGCATGTCGAGGTGTTGGATGTTTTCCCCGCGAGCAAGGAGGACGGGGAGGTGGGGGAGGATGCCTTCCTGCTCGCGGCGAGAGATCACACCACCGACGACGAGACGAGCTCATGATTGAAGGTTGGCTGCGAGAAGCCGTGAAGGCATGCGGTCTGCCGTCCTCCCCAACGCTCGGCGACCTGCGCGATCAGGTGCGCATGTCGCTGCCACTCACCCTGGTGAAAAGGCCACGCCTCACGTGTGGCCTGGCCCGGGACTGGCTGGATTCAATGGGGCGCGCGCACGGCGGGCTGCCTCGCACGGACCGTCGTCTGCATGGGTGCATGGTGGCACATGGGGGCGGCGGCATCCTCTTCTATGACAGCCAGGACGATGAGCTCCAGCAACGCTTCACCCTGGCGCATGAAGTGGCGCACTTCGTGCTCGACCACCACCTGCCCCGGGCCCGGGCGCTGCGCTCCTTCGGGGAGACCATTCTCCCGGTCCTCGACGGCAAGCGCCCCCCCGCCCCCCACGAGTCCCTGTTCTTGATGCTCGAACGCATCCCCACGGGCGTCCAGGTCAGGCGCATGGAGCGCAACGACTCCGGCGAACCCTGTACGGGAAGGGAGATGGAGGCGGAGCTGCACGCGGATCGGCTCGCCTTCGAGCTCCTGGCCCCGGCCAGGGAAGCACTTCCCCTTCTGAGACGCGCCTCCAGACAGGAGGCGGCCGCCGAGCTGGCCTCCCGATTCGGGCTCCCGGAGAGAGAGGCACGCGCCTACGCCCGGTTGCTGATGGCCCGGGAGCCCGCCCGGCGCTCCTTCTTCGTGAACCTCGTGCCCGTGGAGGAGTGCTCGCATGAGTGACGAAATCCCGCCGGGTCTGGGAGGTCGCTTGATTGGAGACGCGGATTACCAGGCGGGGTTGAGCGAGGATCTCTCCACTACGCTGGACCTCTCCACCTGGGAGAAGGGGTGGGACATCGAGCGGTTGATCGCCCGCATCAGGTCCCAGGTCACCAGTGCCGAGAACGCGGAAGAACGCATCCGGGCCGCCATCCGCAACGAGATCCTCCCCGACCTCCGGAACCAATCCATGATCCCCGAGGCGGGAGTCTATGAGGCCAGTCCCAAGCGATTGAAGACCGTCTTCGAAAGCCTGCTCTTTCCGGGACGGGTCGAGGCGGTGAGCAGCATCGTCGCCGCGCATGACAGCCTGTCCCTGGGAATCACCCAGATTGGTGTTTCCGCCGTCGGCTATGGGGGCAGGTCTGGCACCTTCTCGCAGCGTGTCTTCCGCAAGGACATGACCGCC
This is a stretch of genomic DNA from Archangium violaceum. It encodes these proteins:
- a CDS encoding ImmA/IrrE family metallo-endopeptidase is translated as MIEGWLREAVKACGLPSSPTLGDLRDQVRMSLPLTLVKRPRLTCGLARDWLDSMGRAHGGLPRTDRRLHGCMVAHGGGGILFYDSQDDELQQRFTLAHEVAHFVLDHHLPRARALRSFGETILPVLDGKRPPAPHESLFLMLERIPTGVQVRRMERNDSGEPCTGREMEAELHADRLAFELLAPAREALPLLRRASRQEAAAELASRFGLPEREARAYARLLMAREPARRSFFVNLVPVEECSHE
- a CDS encoding HNH endonuclease; this encodes MTSDARGPRRFSKADRDAAYDKSQDTTGRARCEYCDEELVRESGQSKSYEADHRKPYIKGGSSSAENLAPSCRACNREKGAREVDVDWVPPKER
- a CDS encoding iron-containing redox enzyme family protein, translating into MHTQTGTQTRTDWTEALEHEARTLLEELDAHPAARRLFDGTLDAGGYARYLVQTYHYVRWSTPLLAEAGQRMKHLGLHPELGELLIQKAAEERGHERWLLADLRNLGWPAERVEGAGRSPAVTAYIAWNRYTTMSGMPAAFLGTAYVLEYLSVHRASATVERLLAANTIPNIHKAVTFLRGHGNADGAHVAELVSVLRSLTDPAEQSALLLSARTTRALYTGLFARETAKHPAHTS
- a CDS encoding RNA polymerase sigma factor — encoded protein: MRNPPPEDERALHERVLQHDPVAPTDVFKTYMELIEKVLRKMGVDEDAAHDSAVEVIWSYLDTPGRYDPGKKVSLFTYLKRAAIHRVVDKRRSADARARRTHEFVRSVEQGARTPNEVMEASVRSREAVDQLEKGNYLTERDRAALRLILAGEVSTEEIAKALGLPPKPLAELRREVKRHKDRLMKLLERFGKEDSDDES
- a CDS encoding helix-turn-helix transcriptional regulator; this translates as MDMSDLSSHERKLAFMLQDIFLSSLDLAEVFSAAREPFARLLPSDYAALGVSRPGQPTAYDWLVAEMPAPYFDDYPELASDDFVRSSVVRQPGRVLRDTEMVAREVLERSALYRHGRELGMPMEHVMAVMLNVSQDSHAGFMLYRARRRPFSDRTRDILEWLTPRLVATVRNCQRFSEEVKHRQLLDALGRYQRESLLVLAPPAIEVKRTGRTTELLEKWFTASERGPSGIPKVLLERLSMLVRVEGSMGLAPDTWEWERPESTLKVTCNRLPVEGRLLWVLTLEEVPMNLLSTWRKKLTPRELEIADSVLEGCQNEDIAEERRCAVGTVKKHLSRIYKKLGVDGRADFISRALRP
- a CDS encoding NADPH-dependent F420 reductase; the protein is MRTIGLIGAGHIGSALAKLAIDAGYDVVLSNSRGPETLSGLVAQLGPKARAGTTQEAARAGDIVVVTIPLKNYKSVPVEPLKGKIVIDTNNYYPQRDGQIPELDSEKTTTSELLQAHLPESKVVKAFNHIWFEHLKTQGQPAGSKNRRALAISGNDAEAKKVVAGLIDTFGFDVVDAGPLSEGWRFQRDLPAYNRPFNAQEMKVALGEAKRYAELGR
- a CDS encoding GNAT family N-acetyltransferase, yielding MTTLCCRVATTQRQLDDALRVRWAVFGAELGLFGESVPPAPREVNCFDTLETTVHLVVYADDEPVATCRLLLPNPEVALATGRRWGIDLERKLDLSDVGGPGLVFAESTRFCVLEAWRHSEALVWLQVGLHEESRRRGVTHWIASANMETDSAEDAQLIFQVAAHQGLLSQRWRARALEPPRPPDISSAPHFTPAQRARARQGQLEGLRMPRVLSFFAHKMGARFIAEPLYDAGFHRFSLPLVAALDEIPASTLNRFEALRRGSSLRARA
- a CDS encoding SH3 domain-containing protein; this encodes MPHLRLVAVTLVLLLGQTARVLAAEPPKAEKQRITAASGVKLRATPGAGGQEVARLFIGTEVRELERSERQETVGGKTDHWYRVATPEGQEGWVFGAFVPPFEPEQRVKTYVEIANQRMADEKAPFVDRADLANFLKRVVEKESDKASAARLELVRWRAVRWALEAISSEVPKATYEPWAKRQGEALVYSELSGEWLVKTSVLWKLEEKYRGLPEAEAFAWDAATAPTQGECEGYVPCSLNMINTAEGEYLRRYPSGPHAEEALKNISEALTIDESITELDKDGRAELHKELKALEGAVAKVKPEQKKKILEQMKAMRKATGG